The nucleotide sequence CCACTTGCCACTTGCCACTTGGAACTCGAAAGAATGATCGAACCCTACGAGGCCACCCACCCCGACATCGCCCCCACCGCCTGGGTGCACGCCACCGCCGTGGTGATCGGCGACGTGGGCCTTGCCGAGCACGTCTCGGTGTGGCCGACGGCGGTGCTGCGGGGGGACGTCAATCACATCCGTATCGGGGCGCGCAGCAACGTGCAGGACGGGACCGTGGTGCACGTTGCCCACAAGGGACCCTACCAGCCCGGGTTTCCGACGCTGGTGGGGGAGGACGTCACCATCGGCCACAGGGCCATCGTGCATGCGTGCACCATCGGTGACCGGGTGCTGGTGGGCATGGGCGCGGTGGTGATGGATGGCGCGGTCGTGGAGCCCGACACCATTCTGGGCGCGAATACCCTGGTGCCCCCCGGCAAGCGGCTCGCTGGCGGTCATCTGTACGTAGGCAGCCCCGCGCGCTGCGTGCGTGAGCTCACCGATACCGAGCGCGAGCAGCTCGTGTACTCGGCGCGGCACTACGTGAAGGTCATGCAGCGCCACCGGAACGGCGGCTGAATGGCGCGCAGGTCCATCACCATCGGCGATCAGGAGATCGCGCCGGGCAGCCGCGCTACGGTCGATATCCCCGCGGCCCTGCTCTACACCCACGCCCCGGTGACCCTGCCGGTGCACGTGGTCCACGGGCGCCGGGACGGCCCGGTGCTGCTGGTCTGCGCCGCCATCCACGGCGACGAGATCAACGGCGTCGAGATCATCCGCCGGCTGCTGCAGGTGCCTGCCCTCTCCCGACTGCGGGGCACGCTGCTGGCAGTGCCCATCGTCAACGTCTTCGGCTTCACCGACCGCTCCCGCTATCTGCCGGACCGGCGGGACCTCAACCGCTCCTTTCCCGGCAGCGAGCGCGGCTCCCTCGCTGGCCGCCTGGCCTGGCTTTTCAAGACCCGGGTGCTCGACGCCGCGAGCCATGTGATCGACCTGCACACCGCCGCCATCCATCGTGACAACCTGCCCCAGGTGCGCGCCAATCTGGACGAGCCGGAATGCGCCGCCATGGCCGAGGCCTTCGGCACCCCGGTGGTGGTGAACACGCCGCTGATCGAGGGCAGCCTGCGCCAGGTCTGCAACGATGCGGGCAT is from Spiribacter halobius and encodes:
- a CDS encoding gamma carbonic anhydrase family protein, with product MIEPYEATHPDIAPTAWVHATAVVIGDVGLAEHVSVWPTAVLRGDVNHIRIGARSNVQDGTVVHVAHKGPYQPGFPTLVGEDVTIGHRAIVHACTIGDRVLVGMGAVVMDGAVVEPDTILGANTLVPPGKRLAGGHLYVGSPARCVRELTDTEREQLVYSARHYVKVMQRHRNGG
- a CDS encoding succinylglutamate desuccinylase/aspartoacylase family protein — encoded protein: MARRSITIGDQEIAPGSRATVDIPAALLYTHAPVTLPVHVVHGRRDGPVLLVCAAIHGDEINGVEIIRRLLQVPALSRLRGTLLAVPIVNVFGFTDRSRYLPDRRDLNRSFPGSERGSLAGRLAWLFKTRVLDAASHVIDLHTAAIHRDNLPQVRANLDEPECAAMAEAFGTPVVVNTPLIEGSLRQVCNDAGMPVVTYEAGEALRFDEQAIKAGLSGVVRVMRHLGMVSQRAVGRSRAAESYAANTSHWMRAEQDGIFRAIVPLGASVSEGTALGFIADPFGEREITVRASVSGIVIGRNNLPLVHEGEALFHIARFDSVRRVARYVRAFNRELEEDQEWAAEEPPIV